The Myxococcales bacterium region GTAGCGACGGCTACCGCCAAATAGCGTGAAGCCCGACTGCGTCTCCGCGGCCGGGCTTCAAGACTCAATCGTTCGCGTCAGGACGGCTGCTGCTGTTGCTGCTGCTGGTCCTGCTGCATGCGGATCACGTTGACGGCCTGGAGGCCTTTCGGTCCCTCCTTCACGTCATACTGAACGAGCTCGTCTTCAAAGAGGCGGCGGCGGCCCTCGCCAGCAATCTGCGAGTAATGCACGAAGACGTCCACGCCGTCTTCCTGCTTGATGAACCCCCACCCCTTCTCATCGTTGAACCACTTCACCCTGCCGACAGCCATTTGATTCCTCCACTTCGCGATACGTACTGCAACTACGGAACAACACTTCGCGAGCCCCCCCAAAAACCACATGGCACCGATTGGCGCGGACAGTTTCGCAAGGACTCGTTCCTCATGAAGCGCGCCAGGCGCACGTGGTTCATGAAGTCGGAGGGCAAGTTACGCGCTCCGTGACGCGAGGGTCAAGCGGCCCGTGCGACGCACGTGACCAACGCGAGCACGCGCACTCCCATGTGCGTGATCACGTTTACTTTACGCCGCGCTCGAGGTCCGAAAGTTCCTTCAAGTTCGCGATGACGCGTGGGTCCGTCGGGTCAATGGCGCGGGCTCGCTCGAGCGCCCCCCGCGCTTCGGCGCGCGTTTGCGGCTCTTGCGCGAGCGCCGTCGCGAGGTTGATCCAAGCGCTCGCGAGCTTTGGATCAAGCTTGATGGCTTCGCGGTATCGAACGATGGCGTCAGCCCGTTTGCCCATCGATTGAAGGGCGTAGCCGAGGTTCGACCGAAAGGTCGCCCGCGATGGGTCGAGGACGACGGCGCGCTCAAGCTCTCGGGCAGCCCTCTCCGCCTGGTTGTCGGCGAGCAGCGCCGTGCCGAGGTCGGAGTGGGCACGGGCGTCGGTGTCCGCGAGGCGCGCCGCCAGCTCGTATTCGGAGATGGCCTCCTTGACCTCGCCGCGCAAGAGCAGCGCCGTGCCGAGGTGTCCGTGACGCACGCCGCTGCCGACGTCGAGGTTCTTCGCGAGGCGGAATCGGGGAAGCGCTTCGTCGACGTGGCCCGTCGCCAAAAGCGCGATGGCGAGCGACGACTGAACCTCCGGCACCTTCGGCAATAGCTCAGCGGCGCGTTTGAGGGCCTGAGCGGCTTTCGCTGCGTCGCCCTCCAGCAGGAGCGCCCGGCCAAGCTCCGCGTGCGCGGGCCCCGACTCGGGCTCCGCGAGCACCAGCTTGGCGAGCTCGCGCGCCGCCGCGAGCACAGCCGGTACGTTCTTCCCGGCGCCGTAGTCGAAGGGCACCTTGGTCGCCGCGATCTTCACCCGAAGGATGCCGACCTTCGCGGCGACGCCCTTCGGCGCCAAGCCGCGCGCGTCTTCGTAGGCGCGCGTCGCGCCCTTGAGGTCGTCCTTCTCGAAGGCCGCGTCCCCGCGTCGCAGCGCGTCGGCGAGGTCTCCCGTCTCGCCTTCGGCCGCGAGGGGAATCGTGACGGGCAATGGCGCGACGCGCGGCAGCGGCGGAGGAGCGGCGGCCGCGCTAGCAGTCGGCGCGGCGGTTCGACGTGCGCCCGCGTCGCCCATCGGTGGCGCCAACGGGGAACGTTCGTCAGGGTCGAGGACGCCGACGACGTCACGGCGCGCCGACGGCACGGCGGCGCGGCGGCAATCGAGCGCACCGGCGTCGGCGCCGGCCGCGCAGGGCGCCGATTCGCGCTCAGCGGCGGCCTTGGGCGGCTCCGTAAGGGACGGCCCGCAGGCGAAGACGCCGGCGAGCAGCGCGAAGGCGGAGGCAGAGGTGCGCATCAGGAAGGCTCCGCTTTGGGGAGTGGCTCGTTCTTGCGGATCACCGCGTACGCGTGAGCCACGACGTCGCGCGCGGCCTCGAGGACGCGCTCGTCGCCCTTGGGGCTCCGCAGCGTCAGGAGCGTTGGCCCCGGCGGCTGCGTCTCCAAGAGAACGCGGCACGCGTCTTTCACCGCCTCCGGCGCGTCTACGTCGGTGCGCAGCGAGACCAGGTGGTCGACGAAGCTCCGTCCCCACTCTTTCGGCACGAGAATGAGCGCTCCGTTCAGGGCCATCCCCGCTGCACGCCTCGCGCTCGCGAGGCCGCCCTTTGCGTTTCGCTCCTGGTAGAGCGCCTCGGCGCGCGCCATCTCCGACAGGGCGGCCCTGAGCCACTCGTCGGGAGAGAGCTTGTAGAGCCAGTGCGCCGGATCGCGCTCGAAGGGCTTCACCGGCGGGGTGTTCACGTCAGTCCTTCTTGAGGGGCTTCTGCGTGTGTTCCTTGCCGTCGTAGCGAAGCATGACCTGCTTCGACTCGAGGATGGTGAGGACGTTCACCGGTCGCTTCCAGACGCGCACGATGCTGCGCAAGACCTCCTTGGCCCAGTCGGGCCTGAGATCCATGCCTTGGTGATCGTGCCGGAGGAGGAGCTCGCCACGGTTCTCGAAATTGGCGTCTTCGACGTAGATGAACGGGTTGCCGGCGTTCGTGAGCTGAAACAGCAGCTTCTCTTTGATCTGCTTGAACTCCCGCGACTCGATCTCGAAGCGCTCGTTGCGGCTCGAATACGAGATGCTGAAGAGCTTGTGCTCGCGGCAGAAGTCCGGCGTGAGAAACTCGTCAATGAACGTCACATCGTTGTAGAGCGAGCGCACCTCGAAGAGCTTCTTCTTGCCGAGCCCGAGCCGCAGGTTCCAGTGGCGCTTGGCGTCGAGGTCGTCGCAGTCTTCCCACTCCTTGCCGAACTGACCCTTGTCCCACCGCTCCTCGACGTTGCGGTAAAGCTCGACGCCCAACTTGTACGGGTTGAGCTGGCCCTTGCTCGTGGCCAAGACGCCTGACGCGCGGTCGGCGTAGTCGATGATCTCGGAGGCATCGAGGACCTTCTCGGTCATGAGCTTAAAATGCCAATAGATGGCCCACCCTTCGTTCATGATCTTCGTCTGCATCTGCGGGACGAAGTAGTAGGCCTCCTCACGAATGATCTCGAGGACGTCGTGCTCCCAGCGCTCGAGAGGCGCGTTCTCCAAGAGGAAGCTCAAGACGTCGCGCTCGGAGCGCTCGGGGAACTTCTTGGACTTCTCCTTGCTCCGCCGCGATCTTCTGGCGTTGTTCTTCGAGGTACTCCTCGGGGTTGATGAACTTCTCCATGTAGTCCTTCGCGCGGAGGCGCGGGACTTCGGTCGCCTTCTCGTCTTCGTCGGGATCCCTCACCTTGCGCTTGCCGGTGAAGGGCGCGTGCGGATCGATGAGGTTCTCGAGCGAGAGGCAGTGGTCGATGAACTCCTCGACCTTGTTGATGCCGAGACGCGCCACGTGTCGACGCACGCGCGTCCCGTGGTTCGCCATCTTGTCGATCCAGCGGCGGTTGGGGTTGTAGTCAACAGCGCGCCGCACCGGCTCGGTGGTCTGCGCTCCCGCGTCGAGGTCTGTGGCGCGAAAGGCGAAGTTGTTCTTGAAGAAGTCGACGTGCGCCGAGACGTGCGCCATGACGAGCTTCTGATCGACGAGCGAGTTTCCCTCGAGGAGGTACGCGTAGCTCGGGTTGTTGTTGATAACCATCTCGTAGATCTTCGAGAGGCCGTACTCGTAGCTCTTCGAGAGCTGCTCGTACTCCATGCCGTAGCGCCAGTGCGGATAGCGGTTCGGGAAGCCCCCGTAGGCCGCGATCTCGTTCATCTGGTCGTAGCTGAGGATCTCGTAGACGACGGGAAAGAAGTCGAGCCCCGCTTCGCGGGCGAACTTCTCGATGCGCTCTTGTTCGGCGCGGAGGTACGGCGGCAAAGCGGTCTTGAGCGCGAACTCACTCATCGAATTTCCTTCCGATCATCGGCAACGGAATCGGCAGAGGGCTGAGGCTGAGGATGTCATCGGACGCAGGTCCTCAGGCACCCTTCCCGAGAAAGTCTTTGATGCTCCCCACGATGGCGTCCTTGTCGCGAATCTCCGACAAGACGACGCGATCGTCGCGGTTGAAGTGGTCGCGCAGATCCTTGATGAACTGCCCTGAGCCGTAGGGGCTCTCGACCTGGCCGTAGGCGAACATGTTCACCCGCGGGAGGATCTGACCGTTTGAGGATCTCGACACACTGCGAGCGTGTCGTCCATCGACCAGTTGTCCCCGTCGGAGAAGTGGAACGGGTAGATGTTCCACTCTTCGGGCGGGTAGTGGTCTTCGATGAGCTGCGCGCAGAGCTTGTAGGCACTCGAGATCATGGTGCCGCCGCTCTCCCGCGTGTGAAAGAACGTGTCTCGGTCGACCTCGCGGGCCACGGCATCGTGGATGATGTAGCGGCTCTCGAGGCCCTTGTATTGCTTCTGCAGCCACGCATCGATCCAGAAGCTCTCGATGCGCACGATCTCCTTCTGCTCGTCACCCATGGAGCCGGAGACGTCCATCATGTAGATGATGACGGCGTTGGCGACGGGCTCCGATTGCGTCTTCCACGCGCGGTAGCGCTTGTCGTCGGGAATGGGAACGACGAGGGGATTCTCGGGCTTGTAGATGCCCATCGAGATCTGACGCTTGAGGGCCTCGCGGTACGTGCGACGGAAGTGCCGCAGCGACTCGGGACCGACGCGGCGAATCCCCGTGTAGCGATCCTTCTCGTTGACGATCTTCGACTTTCCCTTGTCCATGATGTCGGGGAGCTCGAGCTCTTCGCCGAGGATCTCGGCGAGCTCGTCGAGCGTCACGTCGACTTCGAGGACGTGTTCGCCGGCGCCCTTGCCGGCCTGCTTGCCGTCGCCCGGCTCGTCGCCTTGCTCGCCGCTCACGGGATCGCCGACGTCGCCGTCACCCTGCCCGGCCCCGCCCGATTGCTTGTCGCCGAAGCGGAAGCGCGGAATGTCGATCTGCGGGATCGGGATGGAGACGACGTCTTTCCCCTTCCGCCCGATGAGCTCGCCTTGCGAGATGTACTTCCGGAGGTTCTGGCGGATGCGACCGCGGACGATGTTGCGGAACCGAGAGTGGTCCTGGTCGATCTTCAGGGACATCGCCCCGAAGAGTATCCGGGTTTTCGCGCTTGGGTAGCCGCTCTTGCAGTCCCGCAATCGTGAACGTGCCCGTGAACGTGCACGATTTCACCGTCCCCTTGCTCTCCCCTGTCGCCATGGCCCGGGCACGTCCACGGGCACGGGCACGTTCACGGGTGGCGAGAGCAGCCCCTACGTCGGCTTCCGGTCGAGCCCCAGCCGCGCCAGCCAAAGGAGGACGGCGATGTTCGCGACGGCAAACACCCGCAGCAAGAACGTGCCCATCGGGAACGCTACGTCGGCCATGAGCGCGGTCTGCGCCAGGAGCGCCGCGGCCCCGACGGCAAACCCGCCGAGGACAGGCCGGAGCGACCGAACGCCAAAGAAGACCGCGTAGCCCAAGAGCGCCGGCCCGGCGCTGGCCAGGAGCAACCAGCGATGCAAGCTGTGCCCGACGAAGAGGTCCCATTCGCCGAAGGGCCGCATGAGGAGCTCCGCAAGAGGCCGTGCTTCGCCGAGCGTCGGGAGGACGCCCAAAAGCGGCAAGAAGGGCAAGAGCCCGACGCCAGCAACGAGTGAGGCCACGACGGCGCCAGGCGTCAGGAACAACCAACCGCGCTTCCGCACGCGCATCGCCACGAGGGCAAAGAAGGCCACGATGGCGAGCGCCCGCTCGAGGGCCCGCGCCCAGTGCGTGCGGAGGACGGCGTTGCCGGCGTCGAGGAGGCCCGCGCCGTAGAGCTTGGCGTCGTCCTTTGCGGCGGCCGTGCCCGTGAGGGCGGAGCGAAGCGCGTCGGGTGAGCTAACGCCGAGCCCCGCCACGAGCGCTGCGGCGCCGGCCACGTGGGGCGACGCCATGCTCGTGCCGTTGAAGGTGCCGAAGAGCTCACACTTGTTCTTCCCGCCGTCGCAGATGGTCTGCTGCGTCACCGACACGCCCGGCGCGGCGATGCCGACTTGCGGGCCTCGCGACGAGAACCACGCGATGCGGTCGCCGCTGTCGGTGGCGCTGACGGCGAGGACGCCCGGGTACGCGGCCGGGTACCCGACAGAGCGACCGCTGTTGCCGGCCGCCGCGACGATAAGGACGCCCTTTCGTTCCGCGTAGCGGACGGCCTTCTCAAGGACCGACGCGGGCCTTGGCCCGCCGAGCGACAGGTTGATGATCTGCGCGCCGTGATCGGCCGCGTAGCGAATCCCCTCCGCGACGTCGGCCAGCGTGCCCCAACCGTTCTTGTTGAGCACTTTGACAGGCATCAGGTTCGCGCAGTGCGCGAGACCTGCGACGCCGCGCTCGTTGTTCGTCGTTTGCGCGATGGTGCCCGCGACGTGCGTGCCGTGGCCTTGGTCGTCGTAGGCCTCGTCGACGTCGTGCACGAAGTTGTAGCCGCCCTTGCAACGCGTCCCTTGAAGGTCCGTGCCGCGCGTGAACGGTCCCTTGTCGAAACACGCGACGCCGGTGTCGATGACGGCCACCGTCACGCCATGGCCGCAGCCGTAATCCCACGCGCGCTCGGCCCCGACGCGGGCCAAGTGCCACTGCTTCTCCTTGTAGAGCGGATCGTTGGGGACGAACGATGCGCGGAAGACAAGGCTCTCTTCGAGGGCCTCGACGTGCGCGTCTCCGCGGAGGCGCTCGATGGCGCGGGCCAAGACCGAACGGTCCTCCGTGCCGCGCAAGAGCGCCAGGTGATCGCCCTCCGGCGACGACGTGCTGTTCCAATCGAGCGTCGCGCCGAGATCGCGGACCTTGGCGCGAAGCCCCTCGAGCGCCGCCCCGTCCACGTCGTCTTTGAGGTCGACCACGTATTCCGACGGAACGGCCTCCGTCTCTTCCGAGAGGTCCTCTGCGCCCTGTGCGGAGGCAAGTGGGCTCATCGTCGACGCGGCGACGAAGGCGGAGAGGAGCAGCGCGATGCGGGGCAAGCTTGGCATAGGTCCTCGCGACGAAACGCGTGAAGAACCCGAATCATGCCCCACGACTGCACGAACCGGTAGCGGGGCATGGGCAGACCCCGCACAAGGCCGTGAACAGCGCGCGTTGGGGCTCGAAATGATGTGACTATTCGAGGGTCAGCGGGGCCGCCGCGCCGGCCCCGCGATCCCGATGCGGGTCTCGGAGGTCGGAAACGTCGACCAATCGGGGGCCTCGGTGCGCTCGGTCAGCGGCGCTTCCTCGTCGTCGACCAAGGTGTCGAAGGGCAGTCGACGCTCTGGGATCGTAAACGGGGTCATATCCGGAGGTGGATGCACCCCACGTGCCCCTCCGCCCTTCCAGTGAAATCAACGAGTCGCACAGTGTAGGGGTGCGATACCGAGGCCGCACTGGATCGCGGGCGACGCGGCGGGATTTTGCGCGCCCGAGGGCATGGTCACTAGCCGAGGCGAGCGAGCCGCGCCAGGGACTCCTCATCGAGCGGCGAGGCGACCCCGCGCTCGGTCACGAGCGCACGCACGAGACGCGCCGGCGTGACATCGAAGGCTGGATTCATCGCGACGGCACCGTCGGGTGCAATCTGCACCGCGTCGTTGCCGACCCGCATCGTCGTCACCTCGTCGCCGCCACGATTCTCGATGGGGATGTCAGCGCCGGTGGCCGTGGCCAGGTCGACGGTGCTAAAGGGCGCCGCGACGATGAGCGGGATGTCGTGCATCTTCGCGAGGCACGCGAGCGAGTAGGTTCCGACCTTGTTGGCGACGTCGCCGTTTCTCGCGACGCGGTCGGCGCCGACGATGACGGCCGTGATGTCACCTCGTTGCATCAACACGGCGGCCATCGAATCGGTGAGGACCGTGACAGGCACCGCGTCGCGCATCAGCTCCCACGCCGTGATGCGCGAGCCCTGGAGGACAGGCCTCGTCTCGGCCACGAAGACGCGCGTTAGCTTGTGCGCGGCGCGAGCGGAGCGAACGATGCCCAGCGCCGAGCCATAACCGCCGGTGGCCAACGCTCCGGCGTTGCAGTGAACGAGGACCGCCCCCGCAGGCACGTGACCCATCCCCAGCTCGCCGATGGTGCGGCACGCAGCCACGTCTTCACGGTGAATCGCACGAGCCTCGCGGGCCAAGGCATCGTGGCGCTCGGGCCCCGGCGCCGGCGCCACCGACTCGGCGCGCGTCATCATGCGACCGACGGCCCAGGCGAGGTTCACCGCCGTGGGGCGCGTTCGCCGCAGCCGCTCGGCGGCGAGGGACATCTGCTCCATGAACGCGGCGGCGGGTGCGTCTGCTGCGGCGTGCGCCGCGAGCACCAGGCCGTAAGCGGCGGCAATGCCGATGGCCGGCGCCCCGCGCACGGCGAGAGACCGAATGGCCCCCTCGACCTGGTCGCACTGGCTGAGCAACTCGTAGTGCTCCTCGCGAGGGAGGCCTCGCTGATCGAGCATGCAGACCACGCGATCGCCCGGCATCAGCTCAACGGCAGAGTACTTTCCGCCTGAGATCGGCTCCGGGTGTGGCAACGCGAGGCCCGTGCGCAGCGTCGGCAGGTTCAACTCAGCATCCTTCTTTCTCGCTCTCGCTTCTTCTTCTGGCGGTCGTTGGTCGAGTCTTGATTCGGATACTAGGAAACGGGACCGCGGTGCGCCATGCGGGCGGCCACCTCTTCGCCGAAGTGGGTGAAGTCTTCGGCGGCGCGCGCCTTGTCGCCGTGAAGGTAGGCGCGCAGGCCGTCGGCGGCGAGCATGGCCAGGCTTACGTTGACGCCGCTCTCGGCGAGCGTAGCCCCGACGTCAGGGTTCTTGAGGAGGCGCTCCAGGTCAGAGAAGACCTCACCGACTTCGCCAAGCGCACGTGAGCCGTCCATCATCGCGCCAGCGTACACGCTCGCGCGCCCGGTTCGCACCTCGCGACACGCACCTCGCGACAGGGCCCGCGCACCGTGTAGCATCCCGAGCGATGCCCAAGCACGAGCAGGCCCTCGGCGCCGAAGCTTACCGGGCACTCTTCGAGCAGACCCCGCTCGCGGTCATTGTCTGGAACCAGGCCGGCGAGGTCGTCGCGTGGAACGCGGCGGCGACGCACATCTTCGGCCACGAGGCCGGGTCAGTGCTCGGCTCGAAGGCGCTGGCGCTCATCGTCCCAGAGCCGGTGCGGACCTTCGTGGAAGAGACCTGGGCCAAGCTCGCAGGAGCAGGCGCACAACGCGTGACGCACGCAAACCAAACCCGCGACGGGCGAACCATCCTCTGCGAGTGGCACCTCACTCCCCTTGTAAGCGACGCTGGTGAGCCTGCCGGCGTCCTCACCATCGCCACCGACGTGACCCAGCGCGTCCTGGAGAACGACGCGCTCAAGCGCTCGGAGGGGCGCTTTCGTACGCTCATCGAAGTGACGCCCGACGCGGTTTGCGTGACGCGCAACGAGCGCTTCGTCTACGTCAACCCGGCCTTCGTTCGGTACCTCGGCTACGGCTCCGCCGAGGAGGTGCTTCAGCTCGGGGCCGACGCGGTCCTCGCGGCCGGCGAGGCCGACAAGGCGCGCGCGCGTGGCGTCGAACTGCGCAAGAAGCGCGTGGTGCCACCGATGGCATACACCCTTCGGCGCAAGGGCGGCGAACCCGCCCAATGCGAGATCATCAGCATGCTCGTCGATTTCGAGGGCGAGACCTGCACGCTCTCGACGATCCGCGACCTCACGGAGCGACGGCAAATGCAGGCGCGACTCCTGCAATCCGACCGCATGGCGTCGGTGGGCACGCTGGCCGCCGGCGTGGCCCATGAGATCAACAACCCGATCGCCTACATGAAGACCAACCTCGACGTGCTCATCGGACGATCGTTGCCAGAGCTGACGCGCCAGTTGGCGCTCCTCTCCGATGAGACCGGCGCGGCGACCGGACACCTCGCCGACCGCCTTCGAGACATCACGAGCATGGTCTCCATCGTGCACGAAGGCACCGAGCGCGTGCGCGGCATCGTGCGCGACCTCAAGACCTTCTCGCGCGCCGACACCAACGTCGCGCCCGTCGACGTCGTTCGGGTCCTCGACGCGAGCATCAACTTGGCGTGGAACGAGATCCGGCACCGCGCCACGCTCATCCGCGAATACGGCGACGTCCCCCCCGTCGAGGCCAACGAGTCGCGCTTGGGGCAGGTCTTTTTGAACCTCCTCCTGAACGCGGCCCAAGCGATCCCCGTCGGCGACGTCTCGACGCACGAGATTCGCGTCGTGAGTCGAACCACGGAGGCGGGCAAGGTCGCGGTCACCGTCAGCGACACGGGCATCGGCATCGCCACGGAAGCGCGCGCCCGCATCTTCGATCCCTTCTTCACCACGAAGCCGGAAGGCGTCGGTACGGGCCTGGGCCTGTGGGTTAGCCAGGGGATCGTCAACGCCCTCCACGGCTCGATCGAAATCACGAGCGAAGAGGGGCGAGGGACCTCGGTGACGGTCACGCTGCCGAGTCGCTTCCCCACCTTCGGCGGCCCCGAAGTGCCGCATCGCCGCGGCCGCATCCTCGTCGTCGATGAGGAGCCTTCCCTTGGGAGCGCGCTCTCCATCGCCCTCTACGCCGAGCACGACGTCGTCGCGGCGACGTCAGGAAAAGACGCCGTGTCGCTCTTGCGACGGCTCGGAATGTTCGACGTGATCTTCTGCGAGGCTGAGCTGCTCGACCAGACGGGCCTGGAGGTCTACCTCGAAGCCACCCGCGAGAACCCGGCGCTCGCGCCACGGTTCGTCTTCGCCCTCGGTCATTCGGCGAGCCCCGAGACGCGGGAGGCGCTCGCCGCGCTACCGAACGCGTTGGTCCAGAAGCCCTTCGGCGTCTCGCGCCTCATCGACGTGGTGCGAACGCAAATCGAACGGACGCGGCCGTCGTTGGCTCCGCCGCGGTAGATGCGCTACATCGCCGCGCGCTCACGACAAGGAGCGGCCGCGGTAGTGGCAGCTAGGGCGCGCCGAGCAACTCGCGCAGCTTGCTGACGTTGCGTGGCGGCCCGCCCAGCGACTCGGCGCGGTCGATGGCGTCTTTCGCTTCGAGCTTCCGGCTGAGTCGTAGGAGCGCGTAGGCGCGCCCAAGCTCGGCGGCGGCGAGCCACGGACGCTTCGCGCGAACCGCGTCGTAGGCGGCGAGCGCCGCGCCGAAGTCCTCGCGCACGAGCGCGACGCTGGCGAGGCCGATGAGGCTGTCGACGGCGTTCGCATCGGCGCGCAGGGCGGAGCGATAGGCCACCTCGGCACCGGCGAGGTCTCTCGAGTGGAGCCGCACCAATCCGAGCGCGTGAAACGTCTCGGCGTCGGTGGCGCCGCGGCGTACGGCTTCCGCGAGGCGCTCCTCGGCGACCGCGCTCTCGCCCCAGCGTGCCGCGCGGAGCCCCGCGGTGCGGGGGCCCAAAGGAGAGGATGGCGCAGCGCGCGCCGCGTCGTCGTAGGCCTCGAGCGCCTCATCGAAGCGATGGGCGAGCTCGAGCGCGTGGCCGAGCTCGAGAAACGGCGTTGGATCGTCCGGCGGTAAACGCTTCCGCAGCTCCTCCACGTTGACGCGAGCCTCTTTGAGATCGCCGGTGATGGCCAAGACGCGCACGAAGAGCCGTCGCGCCGCAACGTCGTCGGGCTCTTTGCCGAGGTGGGCCGCCAGCACCACGAGCGCCTGGTCCTCCTTGCCCGTCCGCGCGAGGGCCATGGCACGATCGACGACGGGCGCCTTCGCGCAGCCCGTGGCGGCGCCGAGGGCGAGCGCAACGAAGAGGGCGAGGTGGGCCGCCATGGGAAGAGATTAGCCGCGATCCGCGCTCCGCGATGAGACTCGGATGGCGCCTGCCGGTCGCCGACCGCCGGCGACCGTAGCCGACGCCGCAGGTCTCCAGCTATAAGGGCGCGATGTCGAGCATCAAGACCATCGGAGTGTTGGGCGCAGGGCAAATGGGCGGCGGGATCGCGCAGGTCGCGGCGGGGGCCGGGTACGACGTGCTCTTGGCGGACCAGAGCGTTGAGCACGCAAAGAAGGCCATCGGCCGCATCGACGCGATCCTCGGCAAGCAGGTCGAGAAGGGCAAGATGACCGGTGAGGCGAAGGCCGCCCTCCTGGGTCATCTCAAGCCGGTCAACGCGATCGCCGACTTCAGCGCCTGCGATCTGGTCATCGAGGCCGCAACGGAGAACGTCGAACTCAAGCTCAAGCTCTTCAAGGAGTGTGACGCGGCCCTCGGGGCCGGAAAGATTCTCGCGAGCAACACGTCGAGCATCTCCGTCACCAAGCTCGCCGGCGTCACGAGCCGACCAGACCGGGTCATTGGGATGCACTTCATGAACCCCGTGCCGCTCATGAAGCTCGTGGAGATCGTGCGCGCCGTGCAGACGTCGCGCGAGACCGAGAGCGAGATCACCGCGCTCGCCCAAGCCATGGGCAAGACCATCGTCGTCAGCAAAGACGCGCCCGGCTTCCTCGTGAACCGCATGCTCATCCCGATGCTCGTGGAGGCTTGTTTCG contains the following coding sequences:
- a CDS encoding cold-shock protein, whose product is MAVGRVKWFNDEKGWGFIKQEDGVDVFVHYSQIAGEGRRRLFEDELVQYDVKEGPKGLQAVNVIRMQQDQQQQQQQPS
- a CDS encoding tetratricopeptide repeat protein gives rise to the protein MRTSASAFALLAGVFACGPSLTEPPKAAAERESAPCAAGADAGALDCRRAAVPSARRDVVGVLDPDERSPLAPPMGDAGARRTAAPTASAAAAPPPLPRVAPLPVTIPLAAEGETGDLADALRRGDAAFEKDDLKGATRAYEDARGLAPKGVAAKVGILRVKIAATKVPFDYGAGKNVPAVLAAARELAKLVLAEPESGPAHAELGRALLLEGDAAKAAQALKRAAELLPKVPEVQSSLAIALLATGHVDEALPRFRLAKNLDVGSGVRHGHLGTALLLRGEVKEAISEYELAARLADTDARAHSDLGTALLADNQAERAARELERAVVLDPSRATFRSNLGYALQSMGKRADAIVRYREAIKLDPKLASAWINLATALAQEPQTRAEARGALERARAIDPTDPRVIANLKELSDLERGVK
- a CDS encoding peptidase S8, with the protein product MPSLPRIALLLSAFVAASTMSPLASAQGAEDLSEETEAVPSEYVVDLKDDVDGAALEGLRAKVRDLGATLDWNSTSSPEGDHLALLRGTEDRSVLARAIERLRGDAHVEALEESLVFRASFVPNDPLYKEKQWHLARVGAERAWDYGCGHGVTVAVIDTGVACFDKGPFTRGTDLQGTRCKGGYNFVHDVDEAYDDQGHGTHVAGTIAQTTNNERGVAGLAHCANLMPVKVLNKNGWGTLADVAEGIRYAADHGAQIINLSLGGPRPASVLEKAVRYAERKGVLIVAAAGNSGRSVGYPAAYPGVLAVSATDSGDRIAWFSSRGPQVGIAAPGVSVTQQTICDGGKNKCELFGTFNGTSMASPHVAGAAALVAGLGVSSPDALRSALTGTAAAKDDAKLYGAGLLDAGNAVLRTHWARALERALAIVAFFALVAMRVRKRGWLFLTPGAVVASLVAGVGLLPFLPLLGVLPTLGEARPLAELLMRPFGEWDLFVGHSLHRWLLLASAGPALLGYAVFFGVRSLRPVLGGFAVGAAALLAQTALMADVAFPMGTFLLRVFAVANIAVLLWLARLGLDRKPT
- the mtnA gene encoding S-methyl-5-thioribose-1-phosphate isomerase; its protein translation is MPGDRVVCMLDQRGLPREEHYELLSQCDQVEGAIRSLAVRGAPAIGIAAAYGLVLAAHAAADAPAAAFMEQMSLAAERLRRTRPTAVNLAWAVGRMMTRAESVAPAPGPERHDALAREARAIHREDVAACRTIGELGMGHVPAGAVLVHCNAGALATGGYGSALGIVRSARAAHKLTRVFVAETRPVLQGSRITAWELMRDAVPVTVLTDSMAAVLMQRGDITAVIVGADRVARNGDVANKVGTYSLACLAKMHDIPLIVAAPFSTVDLATATGADIPIENRGGDEVTTMRVGNDAVQIAPDGAVAMNPAFDVTPARLVRALVTERGVASPLDEESLARLARLG
- a CDS encoding PAS domain S-box protein — encoded protein: MPKHEQALGAEAYRALFEQTPLAVIVWNQAGEVVAWNAAATHIFGHEAGSVLGSKALALIVPEPVRTFVEETWAKLAGAGAQRVTHANQTRDGRTILCEWHLTPLVSDAGEPAGVLTIATDVTQRVLENDALKRSEGRFRTLIEVTPDAVCVTRNERFVYVNPAFVRYLGYGSAEEVLQLGADAVLAAGEADKARARGVELRKKRVVPPMAYTLRRKGGEPAQCEIISMLVDFEGETCTLSTIRDLTERRQMQARLLQSDRMASVGTLAAGVAHEINNPIAYMKTNLDVLIGRSLPELTRQLALLSDETGAATGHLADRLRDITSMVSIVHEGTERVRGIVRDLKTFSRADTNVAPVDVVRVLDASINLAWNEIRHRATLIREYGDVPPVEANESRLGQVFLNLLLNAAQAIPVGDVSTHEIRVVSRTTEAGKVAVTVSDTGIGIATEARARIFDPFFTTKPEGVGTGLGLWVSQGIVNALHGSIEITSEEGRGTSVTVTLPSRFPTFGGPEVPHRRGRILVVDEEPSLGSALSIALYAEHDVVAATSGKDAVSLLRRLGMFDVIFCEAELLDQTGLEVYLEATRENPALAPRFVFALGHSASPETREALAALPNALVQKPFGVSRLIDVVRTQIERTRPSLAPPR
- a CDS encoding tetratricopeptide repeat protein, which codes for MAAHLALFVALALGAATGCAKAPVVDRAMALARTGKEDQALVVLAAHLGKEPDDVAARRLFVRVLAITGDLKEARVNVEELRKRLPPDDPTPFLELGHALELAHRFDEALEAYDDAARAAPSSPLGPRTAGLRAARWGESAVAEERLAEAVRRGATDAETFHALGLVRLHSRDLAGAEVAYRSALRADANAVDSLIGLASVALVREDFGAALAAYDAVRAKRPWLAAAELGRAYALLRLSRKLEAKDAIDRAESLGGPPRNVSKLRELLGAP
- a CDS encoding 3-hydroxybutyryl-CoA dehydrogenase (converts (S)-3-hydroxybutanoyl-CoA to 3-acetoacetyl-CoA), whose product is MSSIKTIGVLGAGQMGGGIAQVAAGAGYDVLLADQSVEHAKKAIGRIDAILGKQVEKGKMTGEAKAALLGHLKPVNAIADFSACDLVIEAATENVELKLKLFKECDAALGAGKILASNTSSISVTKLAGVTSRPDRVIGMHFMNPVPLMKLVEIVRAVQTSRETESEITALAQAMGKTIVVSKDAPGFLVNRMLIPMLVEACFVLQESLGTPNDIDTGAKLGLNHPMGPLELSDLIGLDTVLFIADVLHRDLGDSKYRAPTLLRNLVAAGWLGKKSGRGFYAYDDKGQKTGPAFSS